A single genomic interval of Bos indicus isolate NIAB-ARS_2022 breed Sahiwal x Tharparkar chromosome 5, NIAB-ARS_B.indTharparkar_mat_pri_1.0, whole genome shotgun sequence harbors:
- the ADSL gene encoding adenylosuccinate lyase, translating into MAAAGDRGGREAACGHDSYRSPLASRYASPEMCFLFSDKYKFRTWRQLWLWLAEAEQTLGLPITDEQIQEMKSNLDNIDFRMAAEEEKQLRHDVMAHVHTFAHCCPKAASIIHLGATSCYVGDNTDLIILRNAFDLLLPKLARVISRLADFAKEQADLPTLGFTHFQPAQLTTVGKRCCLWIQDLCMDLQNLKRVQDELRFRGVKGTTGTQASFLQLFEGDDQKVEQLDKMVTEKAGFKRAFIITGQTYTRKVDIEVLSVLASLGASVHKICTDIRLLANLKEMEEPFEKQQIGSSAMPYKRNPMRSERCCSLARHLMALVMDPLQTASVQWFERTLDDSANRRICLAEAFLTADTVLNTLQNISEGLVVYPKVIERRVQQELPFMATENIIMAMVKAGGNRQDCHEKIRVLSQQAAAVVKQEGGDNDLIERIQADAYFSPIHSQLDHLLDPSSFTGRASQQVQRFLEEEVCPLLKPYESVMKVKAELRL; encoded by the exons ATGGCCGCGGCGGGTGACCGTGGCGGGCGGGAGGCGGCCTGCGGGCATGACAGCTACCGTTCGCCGCTTGCTTCCCGTTATGCTAGCCCGGAGATGTGCTTCCTGTTTAGCGACAAGTACAAATTCCGGACCTGGCGGCAGCTCTGGCTGTGGCTGGCGGAGGCCGAGCAG ACACTGGGTTTGCCTATCACAGATGAACAAATCCAGGAGATGAAATCAAACCTGGACAACATTGACTTCAGGATGGCAGCTGAAGAGGAGAAGCAGTTGCGACATGATGTGATGGCCCACGTGCACACGTTTGCCCACTGCTGCCCCAAAGCCGCCAGCATTATCCATCTTGGCGCCACctcctgctatgtgggagacaaTACG GACCTGATTATTCTCAGAAATGCATTTGACCTGCTTTTGCCAAAG CTTGCCAGGGTGATCTCTCGGCTTGCCGACTTTGCCAAGGAACAAGCCGATCTCCCCACCTTAGGTTTCACACATTTCCA GCCTGCTCAGCTGACCACAGTTGGGAAACGTTGCTGTCTCTGGATTCAGGATCTGTGCATGGATCTCCAGAACCTGAAGCGTGTCCAGGATGAGCTGCGCTTCCGAGGCGTGAAGGGTACCACTGGCACCCAGGCCAGCTTCCTGCAGCTCTTCGAAGGAGATGACCAAAAG gTAGAACAGCTTGACAAGATGGTGACAGAAAAGGCAGGATTCAAGAG GGCTTTTATCATCACAGGGCAGACCTATACACGAAAAGTAGATATTGAGGTGCTCTCTGTGCTGGCTAGCTTGGGGGCATCGGTGCACAAG ATTTGTACCGACATACGACTCCTGGCAAACCTCAAGGAGATGGAGGAGCCCTTTGAAAAACAGCAGATCG GCTCAAGTGCAATGCCATACAAGCGGAACCCTATGCGCTCAGAGCGGTGCTGCAGCCTGGCCCGGCACCTGATGGCCCTTGTCATGGACCCCCTGCAGACGGCAtctgtgcagtggtttgaacGCACACTCGATGACAGTGCCAACCG acGTATCTGTTTGGCGGAGGCGTTTCTCACTGCAGATACTGTACTGAATACGTTGCAGAACATTTCTGAAGGATTGGTGGTATACCCCAAA GTCATTGAGCGGCGCGTTCAGCAGGAGCTGCCTTTCATGGCCACAGAGAACATCATCATGGCCATGGTGAAAGCCGGGGGTAACCGCCAG GATTGCCATGAGAAAATCAGAGTGCTCTCGCAGCAGGCAGCTGCCGTGGTCAAGCAGGAAGGGGGTGACAATGACCTCATCGAGCGCATCCAGGCCGATGCCTACTTCAGTCCAATCCACTCCCAGCTGGACCATTTGCTGGATCCTTCTTCTTTCACCGGCCGTGCGTCGCAGCAG GTACAGAGATTCTTAGAAGAGGAGGTGTGTCCCCTGTTAAAACCGTATGAAAGTGTGATGAAGGTGAAGGCAGAATTACGTCTGTAG